A stretch of Pseudoclavibacter chungangensis DNA encodes these proteins:
- a CDS encoding Gfo/Idh/MocA family protein, with translation MSAPIAVGVVGTGVISADYLRTLTESDEVTVVAVGDLDVDRARAVAEAFGIPRAGTAASVIEDPRLEIVVNLTPPAAHAEVTLAAIAHGKHVWSEKPIALSEDDADAIVAAAGAAGVLVGVAPDTLLGGAFRTAAGALARGEFGTPFTAQAAFQYVGPDWWHPNPDFLFARGAGPVMDMGPHYVTALARVFGPAVDVVAAGQRPQAVRTVCTGPRAGEKFPVEVDTTVSAIVRYRSGAHANLSFSFDSPLRRFGILEVTTTEATVTLPDPNRFDGVTTVLRAGEQDATELPSPTPAESRGLGVLSIVRALRDGTPLAASTELARHVLETLLAIEESARTGSRVELRTSFTTPTSVPRPTPGAAHAREGV, from the coding sequence ATGAGCGCACCGATCGCGGTCGGAGTCGTCGGCACGGGCGTCATCAGCGCCGACTACCTGCGCACCCTGACCGAGTCGGACGAGGTGACGGTCGTCGCCGTCGGCGACCTCGATGTCGATCGAGCGCGAGCGGTCGCCGAGGCGTTCGGCATCCCGCGCGCCGGGACCGCCGCGAGCGTCATCGAGGACCCGCGGCTTGAGATCGTCGTCAATCTGACGCCGCCCGCCGCGCACGCCGAGGTGACGCTCGCCGCGATCGCGCACGGCAAGCACGTGTGGTCCGAGAAGCCCATCGCGCTGAGCGAGGACGACGCGGACGCGATCGTCGCGGCCGCCGGTGCGGCCGGCGTGCTCGTGGGCGTCGCACCCGACACGCTCCTCGGGGGCGCGTTCCGGACCGCCGCCGGCGCCCTCGCGCGGGGCGAGTTCGGTACCCCGTTCACCGCGCAGGCTGCGTTCCAGTACGTCGGTCCGGACTGGTGGCACCCGAACCCCGACTTCCTCTTCGCACGCGGCGCGGGGCCCGTGATGGACATGGGCCCGCACTACGTCACCGCCCTCGCGCGTGTGTTCGGGCCCGCGGTCGACGTCGTGGCGGCCGGACAGCGCCCGCAAGCGGTTCGCACAGTGTGCACCGGCCCTCGTGCGGGCGAGAAGTTCCCCGTCGAGGTCGACACGACCGTCTCCGCGATCGTCCGCTACCGTTCCGGTGCCCACGCGAACCTGTCCTTCAGCTTCGACTCGCCCCTCCGCCGCTTCGGGATCCTCGAGGTCACGACGACGGAGGCCACGGTGACGCTGCCCGATCCGAACCGCTTCGACGGCGTGACGACGGTGCTCCGCGCCGGGGAGCAGGACGCGACCGAACTCCCGTCGCCCACGCCCGCGGAGTCCCGAGGCCTCGGCGTCCTCTCGATCGTCCGCGCCCTCCGCGACGGGACGCCGCTCGCGGCCTCGACCGAGCTCGCCCGTCACGTGCTCGAGACGCTCCTCGCGATCGAGGAGTCCGCCCGAACGGGCTCGCGCGTGGAGCTGCGCACCAGCTTCACGACGCCGACCAGCGTGCCCCGCCCGACGCCGGGCGCCGCACATGCACGGGAAGGAGTATGA
- a CDS encoding plasmid pRiA4b ORF-3 family protein, which translates to MASEKFEAPELQKFIAALRPDADHLDDLWRRPEPQLLPIPATVRGFRIRIDLQRTKPPVWRRVEVPGDILLPRLHEVIQAAMGWTDSHLHRFRTSNDRNAPEFLTQFDLDEGDEGMLEDDVRLDQVIAGEGDRLWYDYDFGDDWKHLLRVEKVLDAPPPAPVCVGGKLACPPEDCGGVWGYAELADWVRSDYDDALRPEMFDSTAEGRAWLPDGWHPDVFDIDETNELIASVTAEPIPVVEELGSLFELARNRGARGLRDALAHPSASGATDVSADDAADLTEPFRALLDILGDGAALTGAGYLKPAAVEQIAHRIGITEWWIGKANREDLTWPVWELRATARALGLVSVRKGRIAPTRAIAARRGDPQAILRHITGRLPLGTTPAERHAGWMALVVAANETPAELWESRISELLFELGWRDREDPYRAPSPDSPTLDALNLLTGAMRVNRRPKSLNTAVAAIARTVIRA; encoded by the coding sequence ATGGCATCCGAGAAGTTCGAGGCACCGGAGCTTCAAAAGTTCATCGCCGCACTGCGCCCCGACGCCGATCATCTGGACGATCTCTGGCGCCGACCCGAGCCGCAGCTCCTCCCCATCCCCGCGACGGTGCGGGGGTTCCGCATCCGTATCGACCTGCAGCGCACGAAGCCGCCGGTGTGGCGACGTGTCGAGGTGCCGGGTGACATCCTCCTGCCGCGGTTGCATGAGGTGATCCAGGCGGCGATGGGATGGACCGACAGCCACCTGCACCGCTTCCGCACGAGCAATGACCGCAACGCTCCCGAGTTCCTCACCCAGTTCGACCTCGATGAGGGCGACGAGGGGATGCTCGAAGACGATGTTCGTCTCGATCAGGTCATCGCCGGCGAGGGTGATCGGCTCTGGTACGACTACGACTTCGGGGATGACTGGAAGCACCTCCTGCGCGTCGAGAAGGTGCTCGACGCCCCTCCTCCGGCTCCGGTGTGCGTCGGCGGGAAGCTCGCCTGCCCGCCGGAGGACTGCGGCGGCGTCTGGGGTTACGCCGAGCTCGCCGACTGGGTGCGCAGCGACTACGACGACGCCCTCCGCCCCGAGATGTTCGACAGCACGGCGGAAGGACGCGCGTGGCTGCCCGACGGCTGGCATCCCGACGTGTTCGACATCGATGAGACGAACGAGCTCATCGCCTCCGTCACCGCGGAGCCGATCCCGGTCGTCGAGGAGCTCGGGTCGCTGTTCGAGCTGGCACGCAACCGCGGCGCACGAGGCCTGCGCGACGCGCTCGCGCATCCGTCCGCTTCCGGTGCGACCGATGTCAGCGCAGACGATGCCGCCGATCTCACCGAGCCGTTCCGAGCACTCCTCGACATCCTCGGGGACGGCGCGGCGCTCACCGGCGCCGGGTATCTGAAGCCCGCTGCCGTCGAGCAGATCGCACATCGCATCGGCATCACCGAATGGTGGATCGGCAAGGCCAACCGCGAAGACCTCACCTGGCCCGTCTGGGAACTCCGCGCCACCGCGCGAGCGCTCGGGCTGGTGTCGGTGCGCAAAGGGCGCATCGCTCCGACTCGGGCAATCGCGGCACGGCGGGGCGATCCGCAGGCGATCCTGCGCCACATCACCGGCCGGCTCCCACTCGGAACGACCCCCGCCGAGCGACACGCCGGATGGATGGCGCTCGTCGTCGCCGCGAATGAGACACCCGCTGAACTCTGGGAGTCACGCATCAGTGAACTCTTGTTCGAACTCGGCTGGCGCGACCGCGAAGACCCCTACCGCGCCCCATCCCCCGACAGCCCCACGCTCGACGCACTCAACCTGCTCACCGGGGCGATGCGCGTGAACCGGCGACCCAAGAGCCTGAACACGGCCGTCGCAGCCATCGCCCGGACCGTCATACGGGCTTGA